The following coding sequences are from one Coffea arabica cultivar ET-39 chromosome 11e, Coffea Arabica ET-39 HiFi, whole genome shotgun sequence window:
- the LOC113718082 gene encoding F-box protein CPR1-like has product MSDYIPNHLLANVLLRLPFDSLLQSRRVSKSWRALIDSSDFIKIHLNKANQEANSPSGIKIIGLNQNNFYTLVLDLEADSSSITASAKQLNGPSDYSGSEVCLKGSCNGLLCLMYPDTDKIILWNPWIQKSWELPSFPIEYHTRGSAIFHLGFGYDRVDDEYKVLNRTSFQIYVIEINRVGGGFGADIWVMEDYEVDKSWTKLTSVTMPGWTFWSLTPLALSKNNRQLLLQIDGVKLVLHDLETKRISDLATRGDVSFVQSSCTCIGSLVTPFGTD; this is encoded by the exons ATGTCAGATTACATTCCAAATCATTTGCTTGCAAATGTACTTTTGAGGTTACCATTTGATTCTCTGCTACAATCTAGGCGCGTTTCAAAATCATGGCGTGCTTTAATTGATAGCTCAGATTTCATCAAAATACATCTCAATAAAGCCAACCAAGAAGCAAATTCCCCCAGTGGGATCAAAATAATTGGCCTAAACCAGAACAACTTTTACACTTTGGTTTTGGATCTTGAAGCTGATAGCTCCAGTATTACCGCAAGTGCCAAACAGCTCAACGGCCCTTCGGATTACTCTGgaagtgaagtttgtttgaaagGCTCTTGCAATGGACTTCTTTGTCTGATGTATCCAGACACAGACAAAATTATTTTGTGGAACCCATGGATTCAAAAGTCTTGGGAATTACCCTCTTTCCCAATTGAATATCACACCCGTGGTAGTGCTATTTTTCATCTTGGATTCGGGTATGACCGTGTGGATGATGAGTACAAAGTTTTGAATAGGACTAGTTTTCAGATCTATGTGATAGAGATCAATCGAGTTG GTGGAGGATTTGGTGCTGATATCTGGGTGATGGAAGATTATGAAGTGGACAAATCTTGGACCAAGTTAACTTCAGTTACAATGCCTGGTTGGACATTTTGGAGCTTGACGCCTCTAGCTTTATCAAAGAACAATAGGCAATTACTTTTGCAGATTGATGGAGTAAAGCTTGTTCTTCATGATCTTGAAACAAAACGTATTAGTGATTTAGCCACTAGAGGTGATGTAAGTTTTGTTCAATCATCATGTACATGTATTGGAAGCCTTGTTACGCCTTTTGGAACAGATTAG